Proteins co-encoded in one Pseudarthrobacter chlorophenolicus A6 genomic window:
- a CDS encoding ABC-F family ATP-binding cassette domain-containing protein — MAHIDVSGIDYFLSDGTQLLNGVTFKVPDGTKTALIGPNGTGKTTLFRIIAGDLVPDEGVVGRSGTMGIMRQFVGQVRDDSTVRDLLVSAAPPALAAAAREVDEAELAMMEDDDEPAQMRYAQAIVDWGDAGGYDVETVWDEVCMAALGLPFDRAQHRPASSLSGGEQKRLVLEALFAGPDDLLLLDEPDNYLDVPGKRWLEDKLNESRKTVFFISHDRELLNNAAGRIVTLEPGINGAAAWIHGGGFGSYVDARADRNARFEELRKRWDEEHVKLKELVNMYKNKAAFRSDMANRYHAAQTRLAKFLEAGPPEALPVEQNVQMRLKGGRTAKRAIVAERLELTGLMKPFSTEVWFGDRVGVLGSNGSGKSHFLRLLATGGTDPEREHVPVSDVEIAEVPHEGTVKLGARIRPGFFAQTHVRPDLLGKTLLEILHRGDEHRSGLGREAAAGALDGYGLAGQSEQKYESLSGGQQARFQILLLQLSGATLLLLDEPTDNLDLHSAEALERAIDHFEGTVLAVTHDRWFARTFDRFLVFGSDGKVYESAEPVWDEKRVERAR; from the coding sequence GTGGCTCATATTGACGTTTCCGGCATCGACTACTTCCTCTCCGACGGCACCCAGCTGCTGAACGGGGTGACCTTCAAGGTTCCGGACGGCACCAAGACAGCCCTGATCGGACCGAACGGCACGGGAAAAACCACACTGTTCCGGATCATCGCCGGCGATCTGGTCCCCGATGAGGGAGTTGTGGGCCGCTCCGGGACCATGGGCATCATGCGCCAGTTCGTGGGCCAGGTCCGCGATGACTCAACCGTCCGGGACCTGCTGGTCTCCGCAGCTCCCCCTGCCCTCGCCGCGGCCGCCCGCGAGGTGGACGAGGCGGAGCTGGCCATGATGGAGGACGATGACGAGCCCGCCCAGATGCGGTACGCCCAGGCCATCGTTGACTGGGGCGACGCCGGCGGATACGACGTGGAGACCGTGTGGGACGAGGTGTGTATGGCCGCGCTGGGCCTGCCGTTCGACCGCGCGCAGCACCGCCCGGCGTCGAGCCTGTCCGGCGGCGAACAAAAGCGCCTGGTCCTTGAAGCCCTGTTTGCCGGCCCCGATGACCTGCTGCTGCTCGACGAACCGGACAACTACCTTGACGTGCCCGGCAAGCGCTGGCTTGAAGACAAGCTCAATGAATCCCGGAAGACCGTCTTCTTCATCAGCCACGACCGGGAACTGCTGAACAATGCTGCCGGGCGCATCGTCACCCTGGAACCGGGAATCAACGGTGCAGCGGCCTGGATCCACGGCGGCGGGTTCGGCTCCTACGTTGACGCCCGTGCAGACCGGAATGCCCGCTTCGAGGAGTTGCGCAAGCGCTGGGACGAGGAGCACGTGAAGCTCAAGGAACTCGTCAACATGTACAAAAACAAGGCGGCCTTCCGCTCGGACATGGCCAACCGGTACCACGCAGCCCAGACCCGACTGGCCAAGTTCCTTGAGGCGGGCCCGCCCGAGGCCCTGCCGGTTGAACAGAACGTCCAGATGAGGCTCAAAGGCGGCAGGACAGCCAAGCGCGCCATCGTGGCCGAGCGGCTGGAGCTCACCGGGCTGATGAAGCCGTTCTCCACCGAGGTGTGGTTCGGTGACCGTGTGGGGGTCCTGGGCTCCAACGGGTCCGGCAAATCCCACTTTCTGCGGCTTCTCGCTACGGGCGGCACCGACCCCGAGCGCGAGCATGTACCCGTATCCGACGTAGAGATCGCGGAGGTCCCGCACGAAGGGACCGTGAAACTGGGCGCGCGGATCCGGCCCGGCTTCTTCGCCCAGACCCACGTCCGTCCGGACCTCCTGGGCAAGACGTTGCTGGAGATCCTGCACCGGGGAGACGAACACAGGTCCGGCCTTGGCCGTGAAGCGGCGGCGGGCGCCCTGGACGGGTACGGCCTGGCCGGCCAGTCGGAGCAGAAATACGAATCGCTCTCCGGCGGGCAGCAGGCACGGTTCCAGATCCTGCTCCTGCAGCTGTCCGGCGCCACGCTGCTCCTGCTCGATGAGCCCACGGACAACCTGGACCTGCACTCAGCCGAGGCACTGGAACGGGCCATCGACCACTTTGAAGGCACCGTCCTTGCCGTAACGCACGACCGCTGGTTCGCGCGGACCTTCGACCGGTTCCTGGTCTTCGGTTCTGACGGCAAGGTTTATGAATCCGCGGAGCCGGTGTGGGATGAAAAGCGCGTTGAACGTGCACGCTGA
- a CDS encoding phytoene desaturase family protein, which translates to MPDVNVVGAGPNGLAAAAIMARAGLSVEVFEAAGSIGGGTRTTELMQPGHFHDVCSAVHPMALASPFFRAFELARRVDLVTPELSFASPLDGGRAALAYRSLDRTAFELGKDGAAYRHLMAPLVARTADIMDFTQDQLLRIPRNPLAAGIFGARTAEQGSFLWNLRFREDKAPALLSGVAAHAISHQPSLAASGAGLMLGALGHAGGWPIPVGGSAAIAAALAQDIRDHGGLIHTDFPVDRLTDLPPARASLLNVSPRGFAGMAGGALPHRYRSSLESFRYGNGSCKVDFILSGPVPWQAAGLADAGTVHVGGTREELARSENAVTAGRHPDRPYVLVAQPSRFDATRAPAGRHTLWTYCHVPAGSTKDMTEAVTAQLERFAPGFRDLIVDSNTVTAAELSRYNRNYIGGDFSVGTMDLRGLIQRPVVSPVPWRTPLPGVYLCSSATPPGPGVTGMPGMHAATYALKDMFGMGLPALGLGLP; encoded by the coding sequence ATGCCTGATGTCAACGTTGTCGGTGCAGGACCCAACGGACTTGCGGCGGCGGCCATCATGGCGCGCGCCGGCCTGTCCGTGGAAGTCTTCGAGGCAGCCGGGTCAATCGGCGGCGGTACCCGCACCACCGAACTCATGCAGCCGGGCCACTTCCACGACGTCTGTTCAGCGGTCCACCCGATGGCACTGGCCTCCCCCTTCTTCCGGGCCTTCGAGCTCGCACGCCGGGTGGACCTGGTCACGCCTGAACTCTCCTTCGCTTCACCGCTGGACGGCGGCCGGGCCGCCCTGGCCTACCGGTCACTGGACAGGACGGCCTTTGAACTGGGGAAGGACGGCGCTGCATACCGGCACCTCATGGCACCGCTGGTGGCCCGGACCGCGGACATCATGGATTTCACCCAGGACCAGTTGCTGCGGATCCCCAGGAATCCGTTGGCCGCCGGGATATTCGGGGCGCGGACCGCAGAGCAGGGATCTTTCCTGTGGAACCTCAGGTTCCGCGAAGACAAGGCCCCGGCGCTCCTGAGTGGAGTGGCCGCCCATGCCATCTCCCACCAGCCCTCACTGGCCGCCTCCGGCGCAGGCCTGATGCTGGGAGCCTTGGGCCACGCGGGCGGCTGGCCAATTCCGGTGGGCGGGTCCGCAGCCATCGCGGCGGCCCTGGCACAGGACATCCGGGACCACGGCGGGCTCATCCACACGGACTTTCCGGTGGACCGGCTCACCGACCTTCCCCCCGCGCGGGCATCCCTGCTGAACGTTTCCCCACGCGGATTCGCCGGCATGGCCGGCGGTGCGCTGCCGCATCGCTACCGCTCATCGCTGGAGTCCTTCCGCTACGGAAACGGCTCCTGCAAGGTGGACTTCATCCTGTCCGGTCCGGTTCCATGGCAGGCCGCCGGGCTGGCTGACGCGGGAACCGTACACGTGGGCGGGACCCGCGAGGAACTGGCGCGCTCGGAAAATGCGGTAACCGCGGGCAGGCACCCGGACCGCCCGTATGTCCTTGTGGCACAGCCCTCACGCTTTGACGCCACCCGTGCCCCCGCAGGACGGCACACGCTGTGGACGTACTGCCACGTTCCTGCCGGGTCCACCAAGGACATGACAGAGGCCGTGACAGCACAGCTGGAACGGTTCGCTCCCGGATTCCGCGACCTGATCGTGGACTCCAACACCGTCACCGCGGCGGAACTCTCCCGCTATAACCGGAACTATATTGGCGGGGATTTCAGCGTGGGGACCATGGACCTCAGGGGCCTCATCCAGCGGCCGGTGGTGTCACCCGTGCCGTGGCGGACCCCGTTGCCCGGCGTATACCTTTGCTCCTCGGCCACGCCTCCCGGCCCCGGAGTTACCGGGATGCCCGGGATGCACGCCGCCACGTATGCCCTCAAGGACATGTTCGGCATGGGGCTCCCGGCCCTCGGCCTTGGCCTCCCGTAA
- a CDS encoding MFS transporter, whose product MNTNTGAAREAGVTAAAAATFVVFGINGLVFASWAARIPAVTEILQITSGQMGTLLLCTAVGSLLALPTAGLVVGRIGTANTVRFGGVLAAAAGVGIAVSLSAASIPGTAISLFFFGIAIGLWDVSQNIEGADVEHRLRRTIMPQFHAAFSGGAFVGALVGAGLSNLGVGLPLHLLVIAGVVLLATLVAPRYFLPHVAAVLPEGETKPAKGPSAWRDSRTLLIGVVVLGATLTEGAGNDWIAKASVDGLGTADSTGALMFALFVLAMTAMRFLGGRVIDAYGRVAVLRASMAAAAAGLGLFVLAGNVWIAAVGAALWGVGAALAFPMGMSAAADDPARAAARVSVVSTLGYISFLAGPPLLGYLGDVVGIHQALLAIMAPILLALLLAGAARPLKTD is encoded by the coding sequence ATGAACACCAATACAGGCGCGGCCCGCGAGGCCGGAGTGACGGCTGCCGCCGCGGCCACCTTCGTGGTTTTCGGCATCAACGGACTCGTCTTTGCCAGCTGGGCGGCCCGTATCCCGGCCGTAACGGAAATCCTGCAGATCACGTCGGGCCAGATGGGAACCCTGCTCCTGTGCACCGCAGTGGGCTCCCTGCTGGCCCTGCCCACGGCCGGCCTGGTGGTGGGGCGGATCGGAACGGCCAACACCGTCCGCTTCGGCGGCGTTCTGGCAGCGGCGGCCGGCGTGGGCATCGCCGTGTCCCTCTCCGCCGCATCCATTCCGGGAACTGCCATTTCCCTGTTCTTCTTCGGGATTGCCATCGGCCTCTGGGATGTCTCGCAGAACATTGAGGGCGCCGACGTCGAACACCGGCTCCGGCGCACCATCATGCCCCAGTTCCACGCGGCCTTCAGCGGCGGAGCCTTCGTGGGGGCGCTGGTGGGTGCCGGGCTGTCCAACCTCGGTGTGGGGCTGCCGCTCCACCTGCTGGTCATCGCAGGCGTGGTGCTGCTGGCAACACTGGTTGCGCCGCGCTACTTCCTTCCCCACGTGGCGGCCGTCCTTCCCGAGGGCGAAACCAAACCGGCCAAGGGTCCTTCCGCCTGGCGGGACAGCAGGACACTGCTCATCGGCGTGGTGGTGCTCGGTGCCACCCTCACCGAGGGAGCGGGCAACGACTGGATTGCCAAGGCCTCCGTGGATGGGCTGGGAACTGCTGATTCAACCGGCGCGCTGATGTTCGCGCTCTTTGTCCTGGCCATGACGGCGATGCGGTTCCTGGGCGGCCGCGTCATCGACGCGTACGGCAGGGTTGCGGTGCTGCGTGCCAGCATGGCCGCGGCGGCTGCGGGCCTGGGTCTGTTTGTCCTCGCGGGCAACGTCTGGATAGCAGCAGTGGGCGCAGCCCTCTGGGGAGTCGGTGCGGCGCTGGCCTTCCCCATGGGCATGTCCGCCGCAGCTGACGATCCTGCCCGGGCAGCGGCACGGGTCAGCGTTGTATCCACCTTAGGGTATATATCTTTCCTCGCGGGCCCTCCCCTGCTGGGATACCTCGGCGACGTGGTGGGTATCCACCAGGCCCTGCTGGCCATCATGGCGCCCATCCTCCTCGCCCTGCTCCTGGCCGGAGCTGCGCGGCCCCTGAAGACCGACTAG
- a CDS encoding penicillin-binding transpeptidase domain-containing protein, translating to MGKSTKLSLAVAALILGTSLVACDDGRGGAEAAARQLASAVSGLDVGGVAFDGKDAAAANEQLKNVFASLDPAKPTVEAGEITVDGENASAPLTYSWKIADSDWKYTTSAAFRKSGDKWLTVWNPASLAPDLNDSEILTKGTRSPQRADILGAGDVPLVTYRPVVNVGIDKPQLGAADPADSAAKLAALVGVDPAGYTQQVKASGAEAFVPAITLREEGRTVTNEQIAAIPGARAIPDSVPLAPNRTFARAVLGSVGQATAEQIEASEGKLTAGDATGVGGLQQQYDEQLRGTDAVVIRAQRADLTREQIQSAATDPRRVLFEIAPQPGTPLKTTLDPRLQTLAETTLQDVKPASAIVALRPSSGAVLAAASGPGSNGYNTAMLGQYAPGSTFKMVDSLAMFRNGLTPDSKVQCTPTLNVDGRTFKNAEGYPEGSLGSVTLRDAFAHSCNTAFIAARDSVSQGQLEAAAMAMGLAVEAPSLGADAFLGSVPAEAAGTEHAASMIGQGKVLLSPLAAAMMAGAVAKGAPVSPQLVLNPDGGAAAAGTASGSAAPSAQPSATASAEAPSTASDKPITAAEAASLADMMRAVVTSGHAGFLSSVPGQPVGAKTGTAEFGNENPPKTHAWIVAVHGDLAVAVFVEDGGLGATTSGPLLKAFLTAAG from the coding sequence ATGGGGAAATCAACAAAACTTTCACTTGCCGTAGCTGCGCTTATTCTCGGAACGTCGCTGGTGGCATGCGACGACGGACGGGGCGGCGCGGAAGCCGCAGCCCGGCAGCTGGCATCAGCCGTTTCCGGACTCGACGTTGGCGGCGTGGCCTTTGACGGCAAAGACGCTGCAGCAGCAAACGAGCAGCTGAAGAATGTTTTCGCATCCCTGGACCCGGCCAAGCCCACCGTCGAGGCGGGGGAAATCACTGTGGACGGCGAGAACGCCTCAGCGCCGTTGACCTACAGCTGGAAGATCGCCGACAGCGACTGGAAGTACACCACGTCCGCTGCCTTCCGGAAGTCCGGGGACAAGTGGCTGACGGTCTGGAACCCCGCCAGCCTGGCGCCGGACCTCAACGATTCGGAGATCCTCACCAAAGGCACACGGTCGCCCCAGCGCGCCGACATCCTGGGAGCCGGAGACGTCCCGCTGGTCACCTACCGGCCCGTGGTGAACGTGGGGATCGACAAGCCGCAACTGGGGGCCGCAGATCCGGCCGATTCCGCGGCGAAACTGGCGGCCCTTGTGGGAGTGGACCCGGCCGGCTACACCCAGCAGGTCAAGGCCTCGGGCGCGGAAGCATTCGTCCCCGCCATCACCCTGCGCGAAGAAGGCCGCACCGTCACCAACGAACAGATTGCGGCCATCCCCGGTGCCCGCGCGATTCCGGATTCGGTGCCGCTCGCGCCCAACAGGACCTTCGCCCGCGCCGTGCTCGGGTCCGTCGGCCAGGCCACGGCCGAACAGATCGAAGCCTCGGAAGGCAAGCTGACCGCCGGAGATGCGACCGGCGTCGGCGGCCTGCAGCAGCAGTACGACGAGCAGCTCAGGGGAACTGACGCCGTCGTGATCCGCGCCCAGCGCGCTGACCTGACCCGTGAACAGATCCAGTCCGCGGCCACTGACCCGCGCCGGGTCCTCTTCGAAATCGCGCCCCAGCCGGGCACTCCGCTTAAGACCACCCTGGATCCCCGCCTGCAGACCCTGGCCGAAACCACCCTCCAGGACGTGAAGCCGGCCTCGGCGATCGTGGCACTCCGTCCATCCAGCGGTGCCGTCCTTGCCGCAGCTTCCGGCCCCGGCAGCAACGGCTACAACACGGCCATGCTGGGGCAGTACGCACCCGGTTCGACGTTCAAGATGGTTGATTCGCTGGCCATGTTCCGCAACGGGCTGACGCCGGATTCGAAGGTGCAGTGCACCCCCACGCTGAATGTGGACGGGCGCACGTTCAAGAATGCCGAGGGCTACCCGGAAGGCTCGCTCGGCTCGGTGACCCTGCGGGACGCATTCGCGCATTCCTGCAACACGGCGTTCATCGCCGCCCGGGATTCCGTGTCCCAGGGCCAGCTTGAGGCAGCGGCGATGGCCATGGGACTGGCCGTCGAGGCGCCGTCCCTGGGTGCCGACGCCTTCCTGGGTTCGGTCCCCGCCGAGGCCGCCGGAACGGAGCACGCCGCTTCCATGATCGGCCAGGGCAAGGTGTTGCTTTCCCCGCTGGCCGCCGCGATGATGGCCGGCGCAGTGGCCAAGGGTGCGCCGGTTTCGCCCCAGCTTGTCCTGAACCCCGACGGCGGTGCTGCCGCCGCCGGGACCGCCAGCGGATCCGCTGCGCCGTCCGCGCAACCCTCCGCGACGGCAAGTGCCGAAGCCCCGTCGACGGCGTCGGACAAACCGATCACCGCTGCGGAGGCAGCCTCCCTCGCTGACATGATGCGCGCCGTGGTGACATCCGGCCACGCCGGGTTCCTGTCCAGCGTTCCCGGCCAACCTGTGGGAGCCAAAACCGGAACCGCGGAATTCGGCAACGAAAACCCGCCCAAGACCCACGCCTGGATCGTGGCCGTCCACGGCGACCTGGCCGTGGCAGTCTTCGTGGAGGACGGCGGCCTCGGCGCCACCACCTCGGGCCCGCTGCTGAAGGCTTTCCTCACCGCCGCCGGGTAG